A region from the Mesorhizobium sp. J8 genome encodes:
- a CDS encoding dimethylarginine dimethylaminohydrolase family protein, protein MSAFGSQSMAAPLRRVLMRSAANAMRDADRAAWHYGPGFNPAKAAAQHAALAELVAASGAEIEWIEDRPDGLADSVFTHDPSLMTDRGALILSMGKPLRAKEPSLHEETYKRLGIPILGRVEAPGQVEGGDCVWVDARTLAIGRGVRTNQEGIQQVANLLTPLGISVYGFDLPLWQGEEACLHLMSVISPLADDLALVYSPLLPAPFYQMLKARGIRLVEGDPQEFAASNGLSLNVLPTSPLKVIAVAGFPRTKAAMEAAGCTVEIFEADALCIACEGGPTCLTRPILRQ, encoded by the coding sequence ATGAGCGCTTTCGGATCACAGTCCATGGCGGCGCCGTTGCGGCGTGTGCTGATGCGTTCGGCGGCCAACGCCATGCGCGACGCCGACAGGGCAGCCTGGCACTATGGCCCCGGGTTCAACCCGGCGAAGGCAGCCGCGCAGCATGCGGCCCTCGCCGAGCTGGTGGCGGCTTCCGGCGCCGAGATCGAGTGGATCGAGGACAGGCCCGACGGTCTCGCGGATTCGGTGTTCACGCATGATCCGTCGCTGATGACCGACCGTGGCGCGCTGATCCTGTCGATGGGCAAGCCGTTGCGCGCCAAGGAGCCTTCGCTGCATGAGGAAACCTACAAAAGGCTGGGCATTCCGATCCTTGGCCGCGTCGAAGCGCCCGGCCAGGTCGAAGGTGGCGACTGTGTGTGGGTGGATGCCCGCACGCTGGCGATCGGGCGCGGCGTGCGCACCAACCAGGAAGGCATCCAACAGGTAGCCAACCTGCTGACGCCGCTCGGCATTTCCGTCTATGGCTTCGACCTGCCGCTGTGGCAGGGCGAAGAAGCGTGCCTGCATCTGATGTCGGTGATCAGCCCGCTGGCAGACGACCTCGCGCTGGTCTATTCGCCGCTTCTGCCGGCCCCGTTCTACCAGATGCTGAAGGCGCGCGGCATTCGCCTCGTCGAAGGTGACCCGCAAGAGTTCGCCGCCTCCAACGGCCTCAGCCTGAACGTGCTGCCGACCAGTCCGTTGAAGGTCATCGCCGTGGCCGGCTTCCCTAGGACCAAGGCCGCGATGGAAGCCGCCGGCTGCACGGTCGAAATCTTCGAGGCGGACGCGCTCTGCATCGCCTGCGAAGGCGGTCCGACATGCCTGACGCGGCCGATCCTGCGCCAATGA
- a CDS encoding TetR family transcriptional regulator C-terminal domain-containing protein: MPDAADPAPMNAPSRRKFRREGEERRRQDLIDATLDSVAEHGLEGATVRTIALRAGVTAGLIRHYFPGKEDLLQEAYAALMGRMTEQAKAALAMEDASPRQRLAAFVTANLNAPIIDQRVFSLWATFIGRAGADPTLARAHREGYLGFRNEVEAVVAEVLAAEQRKPDAAELRHHAIAINAIIDGLWVEGCLAGEMFSPGELAAIGIKAIEAELGLAPEQGEDQ; encoded by the coding sequence ATGCCTGACGCGGCCGATCCTGCGCCAATGAATGCGCCGTCCCGTCGCAAGTTCCGCCGCGAGGGTGAGGAGCGGCGGCGGCAGGATCTCATCGATGCCACCTTGGACAGCGTGGCCGAACATGGCCTCGAAGGCGCAACCGTGCGCACCATCGCCCTGCGCGCCGGCGTCACCGCCGGGCTGATCCGCCACTATTTCCCCGGCAAGGAAGACTTGCTGCAGGAAGCCTATGCGGCGTTGATGGGCCGCATGACCGAGCAGGCGAAAGCGGCCTTGGCCATGGAAGATGCCTCGCCGCGCCAACGCCTCGCGGCTTTCGTCACCGCCAATCTCAATGCGCCGATCATCGACCAGCGGGTGTTCTCGCTGTGGGCGACCTTCATCGGCCGCGCCGGCGCGGATCCGACGCTCGCCCGCGCCCACCGCGAAGGCTATCTCGGCTTTCGCAACGAGGTGGAGGCCGTCGTGGCCGAAGTGCTTGCCGCCGAGCAGCGCAAGCCGGACGCGGCCGAACTTCGGCACCATGCCATCGCGATCAACGCGATCATCGACGGGCTCTGGGTCGAGGGCTGCCTGGCCGGCGAGATGTTCTCGCCCGGCGAATTGGCGGCGATCGGCATCAAAGCCATAGAAGCCGAGCTCGGACTTGCGCCGGAACAGGGAGAAGACCAATGA
- a CDS encoding 5-guanidino-2-oxopentanoate decarboxylase → MTTIGEALITLLEAHGVDTVFGIPGVHTVELYRGLARSRIRHVTPRHEQGAGFMADGYARAGGRPGVAFVITGPGLTNTITAMGQARADSVPMLVISGVNATDTLGKGLGFLHELPDQRGMMEKVALSSERITEVEQLPAALARAFALFSSARPGPVHIEIPTDVMVKPADGIAAALSNAAPPAPDAAAVAEAAKLIKAASRPLILSGGGARKADAALRRLAETLGAPVVETANARGLLHGHPLCVPASPSLNAVRALMADADVVIAAGTEFGPTDYDGYGDGGFVLPKNLIRIDIGADQIARRPVKVGIQADCSEGVEALLSAIGPGRPAAQEGEARAAAARKAALAELRPEYLAQVRAVETIRDALPGAIIVGDSTQPIYAANLYYDHDRPGGWFNAATGFGALGYGPPAAIGAALAVPEAPVVCLTGDGGFQFTLPEIGAALDAGTPVIFVVWNNRGYREIETSMLDVGVEPVGVSPAPPDFCKLAEAYGIEAERLTGAGGLAEALKRARAAARPRVIEITVD, encoded by the coding sequence ATGACCACCATCGGCGAAGCGCTGATCACTTTGCTCGAAGCGCATGGCGTCGACACCGTCTTCGGCATTCCGGGCGTGCATACGGTCGAGCTCTATCGTGGCCTGGCGCGCTCGAGGATCCGCCATGTCACGCCGCGCCACGAGCAGGGCGCCGGCTTCATGGCCGACGGTTATGCGCGCGCCGGCGGCCGGCCGGGCGTCGCCTTCGTCATCACCGGGCCGGGGCTGACCAACACCATCACCGCCATGGGCCAGGCGCGCGCCGATTCGGTGCCGATGCTGGTCATCTCCGGCGTCAACGCCACCGATACGCTGGGCAAGGGCCTGGGCTTCCTGCATGAGCTGCCCGACCAGCGCGGCATGATGGAAAAGGTGGCGCTGTCTTCCGAGCGCATCACCGAGGTCGAACAATTGCCGGCCGCGCTCGCCCGCGCCTTCGCGCTCTTCTCGTCGGCGCGGCCGGGTCCGGTGCATATCGAGATTCCCACCGATGTCATGGTCAAGCCTGCAGACGGCATCGCGGCGGCGCTGAGCAATGCCGCGCCGCCGGCGCCGGACGCCGCTGCGGTCGCCGAAGCGGCGAAGTTGATCAAGGCCGCCAGCCGCCCGCTGATCCTTTCCGGCGGCGGCGCCAGGAAGGCCGATGCGGCGCTGCGGCGCCTGGCCGAGACGCTCGGCGCGCCCGTCGTCGAGACCGCCAATGCGCGCGGCCTCCTGCATGGCCATCCGCTTTGCGTGCCGGCGAGCCCCAGCCTGAACGCCGTGCGTGCGCTGATGGCGGACGCCGACGTGGTGATCGCCGCCGGCACCGAATTCGGCCCCACCGACTATGACGGCTATGGCGACGGCGGCTTCGTGTTGCCGAAGAATCTGATCCGCATCGATATCGGCGCCGACCAGATCGCGCGCCGGCCCGTCAAGGTCGGCATCCAGGCGGATTGCTCCGAAGGCGTCGAGGCTTTGCTGTCGGCGATCGGGCCGGGCCGCCCCGCAGCCCAGGAAGGGGAAGCCCGCGCGGCCGCCGCGCGTAAGGCCGCGCTGGCCGAGCTGCGGCCCGAATACCTGGCGCAGGTTCGCGCCGTGGAGACGATCCGCGACGCGCTGCCGGGCGCCATCATCGTCGGCGATTCAACCCAGCCGATCTATGCCGCCAACCTCTATTACGACCACGACCGTCCCGGCGGCTGGTTCAACGCCGCGACCGGCTTCGGAGCGTTGGGCTACGGTCCGCCGGCGGCAATCGGCGCAGCGCTTGCCGTGCCGGAGGCGCCGGTGGTGTGTCTCACCGGCGACGGCGGCTTCCAGTTCACCCTGCCGGAGATCGGCGCGGCGCTCGATGCCGGGACGCCGGTGATCTTCGTCGTCTGGAACAATCGCGGCTATCGCGAGATCGAAACCTCGATGCTCGATGTCGGGGTCGAGCCGGTCGGTGTCTCGCCGGCGCCGCCGGATTTCTGCAAGCTCGCCGAGGCCTATGGCATCGAGGCCGAGCGCCTGACCGGGGCCGGCGGTCTTGCCGAAGCGCTGAAGCGCGCGCGGGCGGCGGCCAGGCCGCGCGTGATCGAGATCACCGTCGACTGA
- a CDS encoding SDR family NAD(P)-dependent oxidoreductase yields MTETLNGRHVVVTGGTGALGGAVVGRLLEQGAICHVPNAHAAAPPHFPYAAHASVHLAHNVDLSDSAKVEAFYHQVPALWASIHLAGGFTMAPVEKIESASFAEMMDTNARTAFLCSRAAVRSMLASSTAGRIVNVTARAALEPRKGSGMVAYTASKAAVAAMTVAMAEELKHKGILVNAVAPSTLDTQANRDSMPDADFSKWVSLEAAAEAIAYLASPANQAMSGTLVPLYGRA; encoded by the coding sequence ATGACGGAAACGCTGAATGGCAGGCATGTCGTCGTGACGGGCGGCACTGGGGCGCTCGGCGGCGCGGTTGTCGGCAGGTTGCTGGAGCAAGGCGCGATCTGCCACGTGCCCAACGCCCACGCGGCGGCCCCGCCGCATTTTCCTTACGCGGCCCATGCCAGCGTGCATCTGGCGCATAATGTAGACCTGTCGGATTCGGCCAAGGTCGAGGCCTTCTACCATCAGGTGCCTGCGCTCTGGGCCTCGATCCACCTTGCCGGCGGCTTCACCATGGCGCCGGTCGAGAAGATCGAGTCGGCCTCCTTCGCCGAGATGATGGACACCAACGCCCGTACGGCCTTCCTGTGCAGCCGCGCCGCGGTGCGCTCGATGCTGGCCTCCAGCACGGCCGGCCGCATCGTCAACGTCACCGCGCGGGCGGCGCTGGAACCGCGCAAAGGTTCGGGCATGGTCGCGTATACGGCGAGCAAGGCGGCGGTGGCGGCAATGACGGTGGCGATGGCCGAAGAGTTGAAGCACAAGGGCATCCTGGTCAATGCTGTGGCCCCCTCGACGCTCGACACGCAGGCCAACCGCGACAGCATGCCGGACGCCGATTTCAGCAAATGGGTCAGCCTCGAGGCCGCCGCCGAAGCGATCGCCTATCTCGCCTCGCCCGCCAACCAGGCCATGAGCGGCACGCTGGTTCCGCTTTACGGTCGGGCCTGA
- the rpsA gene encoding 30S ribosomal protein S1 → MSAANPSRDDFASMLEESFTAGHSGEGQVVRGTITAIEKDMAIIDVGLKVEGRVPLKEFGAKGKDSSLKVGDTVEVYVERIENALGEAMLSREKARREESWVRLEEKFTKGERVEGVIFNQVKGGFTVDLDGAVAFLPRSQVDIRPIRDVTPLMHNPQPFEILKMDRRRGNIVVSRRTVLEESRAEQRSEIVQNLEEGQVVEGVVKNITDYGAFVDLGGIDGLLHVTDMAWRRVNHPTEILNIGQTVKVQIIRINQETHRISLGMKQLESDPWSDIGTKFPIGKKIKGTVTNITDYGAFVELEPGIEGLIHVSEMSWTKKNVHPGKILSTTQEVDVVVLEVDPAKRRISLGLKQTLENPWEAFARNHPVGSQVEGEVKNKTEFGLFIGLEGDVDGMVHLSDLDWTRPGEQVIEEYNRGDMVKAQVLDVDIEKERISLGIKQLARDTVGEAASSGELRKNAVVTCEVIGVKDGGLDVRLVDSGLETFIKRSDLSRDRDEQRPERFTVGQKVDARVIAFDKKTRKLQVSIKALEIAEEKEAVAQYGSTDSGASLGDILGAALKKQGN, encoded by the coding sequence ATGTCAGCTGCTAATCCGTCTCGCGACGATTTCGCGAGCATGCTCGAAGAATCATTCACCGCCGGCCATTCCGGCGAGGGCCAGGTTGTCCGGGGCACGATCACCGCGATCGAAAAGGACATGGCCATCATCGATGTCGGCCTCAAGGTCGAAGGCCGCGTGCCGCTGAAGGAATTCGGCGCCAAGGGCAAGGACTCCTCCCTCAAGGTCGGCGACACCGTCGAGGTCTATGTCGAGCGCATCGAGAACGCGCTTGGCGAAGCCATGCTGTCGCGCGAGAAGGCACGCCGCGAGGAGAGCTGGGTGCGCCTCGAGGAGAAGTTCACCAAGGGCGAGCGCGTCGAAGGCGTCATCTTCAACCAGGTCAAGGGCGGCTTCACCGTCGACCTCGACGGCGCCGTGGCGTTCCTGCCGCGCAGCCAGGTCGATATCCGTCCGATCCGCGACGTCACCCCGCTGATGCACAACCCGCAGCCCTTCGAGATCCTCAAGATGGATCGCCGCCGCGGCAACATCGTGGTGTCGCGCCGCACCGTGCTCGAGGAGAGCCGCGCCGAACAGCGTTCGGAAATCGTGCAGAACCTCGAGGAAGGCCAGGTGGTGGAAGGCGTGGTCAAGAACATCACCGATTACGGTGCGTTCGTCGACCTCGGCGGCATCGACGGCCTGCTGCATGTCACCGACATGGCATGGCGCCGCGTCAACCATCCGACCGAGATCCTCAACATCGGCCAGACGGTCAAGGTGCAGATCATCCGCATCAACCAGGAAACCCACCGCATCTCGCTCGGCATGAAGCAGCTCGAGTCGGATCCGTGGTCGGATATCGGCACCAAGTTCCCGATCGGCAAGAAGATCAAGGGCACAGTCACCAACATCACCGACTACGGCGCGTTCGTCGAGTTGGAGCCGGGCATCGAGGGCCTCATCCACGTTTCGGAAATGTCGTGGACGAAGAAGAACGTGCACCCCGGCAAGATCCTGTCGACGACCCAGGAAGTCGACGTGGTGGTGCTCGAGGTCGATCCGGCCAAGCGCCGCATCTCGCTCGGCCTCAAGCAGACGCTGGAGAACCCGTGGGAAGCCTTCGCTCGCAACCATCCGGTCGGCAGCCAGGTCGAGGGCGAGGTCAAGAACAAGACCGAGTTCGGCCTGTTCATCGGCCTGGAAGGCGACGTGGACGGCATGGTGCACCTGTCCGACCTCGACTGGACCCGTCCGGGCGAGCAGGTCATCGAAGAGTACAATCGCGGCGACATGGTCAAGGCGCAGGTGCTCGACGTCGACATCGAGAAGGAGCGTATCTCGCTCGGCATCAAGCAGCTGGCCCGTGACACGGTCGGCGAGGCGGCGAGCAGCGGCGAGCTGCGCAAGAACGCCGTCGTGACCTGCGAGGTCATCGGCGTGAAGGATGGCGGTCTGGACGTGCGGCTGGTCGACAGCGGCCTCGAGACCTTCATCAAGCGCTCCGACCTTTCGCGCGACCGCGACGAGCAGCGCCCCGAGCGCTTCACCGTCGGCCAGAAGGTCGATGCCCGCGTCATCGCCTTCGACAAGAAGACCCGTAAGCTGCAGGTCTCGATCAAGGCGCTGGAAATCGCCGAGGAGAAGGAAGCGGTCGCCCAGTACGGCTCGACCGACTCCGGCGCGTCGCTCGGCGACATCCTGGGCGCGGCGCTGAAGAAGCAGGGCAACTAA
- the cmk gene encoding (d)CMP kinase, translating to MTKGLTIAIDGPAGAGKGTLARRLSDHYRLNLLDTGLTYRAVAHKLLELGLPLDNVSAAETAARQVDLSNLDRTVLSAHAVGEAASKVAVIPTVRRILVEKQREFAKAPPGAVLDGRDIGTVVCPDADIKLYVTASAEVRAKRRLAEIESMGGSADFATILADIERRDERDMGRADSPLKPAADAHLLDTSEMAIEAAFLAAMAIVDEVLAKRNEA from the coding sequence ATGACGAAAGGCCTCACGATCGCCATCGACGGTCCCGCCGGGGCAGGCAAGGGCACGCTCGCCCGCCGGCTCTCCGATCACTATCGGTTGAACCTGCTCGACACCGGCCTCACCTATCGCGCCGTCGCCCACAAGCTCCTGGAGCTCGGCCTGCCGCTCGACAACGTCTCGGCCGCCGAAACCGCGGCGCGGCAGGTCGATCTTTCGAACCTCGACCGGACGGTGCTGTCTGCGCATGCGGTGGGCGAGGCGGCCTCGAAGGTCGCGGTCATTCCCACCGTCCGGCGCATCCTGGTCGAAAAGCAGCGCGAGTTCGCCAAGGCGCCGCCTGGCGCGGTGCTCGACGGCCGCGACATCGGCACCGTGGTGTGCCCCGACGCCGACATCAAGCTCTATGTCACGGCAAGCGCCGAGGTGCGGGCGAAGCGCCGGCTGGCCGAGATCGAGAGCATGGGCGGCAGCGCCGATTTCGCCACGATCCTCGCCGACATCGAGCGCCGCGACGAGCGCGACATGGGCCGCGCCGACTCGCCCTTGAAGCCGGCGGCGGACGCGCACTTGCTTGATACCAGCGAAATGGCTATAGAGGCCGCGTTTCTGGCGGCGATGGCGATCGTTGACGAGGTCCTTGCCAAGAGAAACGAGGCCTGA
- the aroA gene encoding 3-phosphoshikimate 1-carboxyvinyltransferase: protein MSHSAAAKPATARKSPALAGTARVPGDKSISHRSFMFGGLASGETRITGLLEGEDVMRTGAAMKAMGAHIEKRGAEWVIRGTGNGALLEPEGPLDFGNAGTGSRLTMGLVGTYDMETTFIGDASLSGRPMGRVLDPLRQMGVQVLKAAPGDRMPITLRGPKHAAPITYRVPMASAQVKSAVLLAGLNTPGITTVIEPVMTRDHTEKMLKGFGANLTVETDERGVRHIFIEGQGKLTGQTIAVPGDPSSAGFPLVAALIVPGSDIVIENVLMNPTRTGLLLTLQEMGGRIDILNPRSAGGEDVADLRVRSSELKGVVVPPERAPSMIDEYPVLAVAASFAEGETLMQGLEELRVKESDRLSAVANGLKLNGVDCTEGEASLAVRGKPGGKGLGAHPNGHDTVVKTHLDHRIAMSFLVMGLATEKPVTIDDANMIATSFPEFMGLMKGLGAEIE, encoded by the coding sequence ATGTCTCATTCCGCCGCCGCTAAACCAGCCACGGCCCGCAAATCCCCAGCGCTGGCCGGCACCGCGCGGGTGCCGGGCGACAAATCGATCTCGCACCGCTCCTTCATGTTCGGCGGCCTCGCCTCCGGCGAGACGCGCATCACCGGCCTGCTCGAGGGCGAGGACGTGATGCGCACGGGCGCCGCCATGAAGGCGATGGGCGCGCATATCGAGAAGAGGGGCGCCGAATGGGTGATCCGCGGCACCGGCAACGGCGCGCTGCTCGAGCCGGAAGGCCCCCTCGATTTCGGCAATGCCGGCACCGGCTCGCGCCTCACCATGGGCCTCGTCGGCACCTATGACATGGAGACGACCTTCATCGGCGACGCGTCGCTCTCGGGCCGGCCGATGGGCCGGGTGCTCGACCCGCTGCGCCAGATGGGCGTGCAGGTGCTGAAGGCAGCACCCGGCGACCGCATGCCGATCACGTTGCGCGGCCCGAAGCATGCCGCGCCGATCACCTATCGCGTGCCGATGGCGTCGGCCCAGGTGAAGTCGGCGGTGCTGCTTGCCGGCCTCAATACGCCCGGCATCACCACCGTGATCGAGCCGGTGATGACGCGCGACCATACCGAAAAGATGCTGAAGGGTTTTGGCGCCAACCTGACCGTCGAGACCGACGAGCGCGGCGTCCGACACATCTTCATCGAGGGTCAGGGCAAGCTGACGGGGCAGACGATCGCCGTGCCGGGCGATCCTTCGTCGGCCGGCTTCCCCCTGGTGGCGGCGCTCATCGTGCCGGGTTCCGACATCGTCATCGAGAACGTGCTGATGAACCCGACGCGCACCGGCCTGCTGCTGACGCTGCAGGAAATGGGCGGGCGCATCGACATCCTCAATCCGCGCAGTGCCGGCGGCGAGGATGTCGCCGACCTGCGCGTGCGCTCCTCGGAGCTCAAAGGCGTCGTCGTGCCGCCCGAACGCGCGCCGTCGATGATCGATGAATATCCGGTGCTGGCGGTTGCGGCGAGCTTCGCCGAGGGCGAGACGCTGATGCAGGGCCTCGAGGAATTGCGCGTCAAGGAATCCGACCGGCTGTCGGCGGTGGCCAACGGGCTCAAGCTCAACGGCGTCGACTGCACCGAGGGCGAGGCATCGCTTGCGGTGCGCGGCAAGCCGGGCGGCAAGGGGTTGGGCGCGCATCCTAACGGTCACGATACGGTGGTGAAGACGCATCTCGACCACCGCATCGCCATGAGCTTCCTCGTCATGGGCCTGGCCACCGAGAAGCCGGTGACGATCGACGACGCAAACATGATCGCGACGAGCTTTCCGGAATTCATGGGGCTGATGAAGGGGCTGGGCGCGGAGATCGAGTGA
- a CDS encoding TIGR02300 family protein has product MAKAELGTKRIDPETGRKFYDLNKDPIVSPYTGKSYPRSYFEEGKISALEEDEEVADKEVDAEDEEGAELVSLEDADEETKGGADDLPDLGDDEDVDLGDDDDDTFLADEEEEDDDVSDMIGVGDDEDEV; this is encoded by the coding sequence GTGGCAAAAGCTGAACTTGGCACCAAACGTATCGACCCTGAGACGGGACGGAAATTCTACGACCTGAACAAGGACCCGATCGTCTCGCCTTATACCGGCAAGAGCTATCCGCGCTCCTATTTCGAGGAAGGTAAGATTTCCGCCCTCGAGGAGGATGAGGAAGTCGCCGACAAGGAAGTCGACGCCGAGGACGAAGAAGGCGCCGAACTCGTTTCGCTGGAAGATGCCGACGAGGAGACCAAGGGCGGCGCCGATGATCTTCCCGATCTCGGCGACGATGAGGATGTGGATCTCGGCGACGATGACGACGACACCTTCCTCGCCGACGAAGAGGAAGAGGATGACGACGTCTCCGACATGATCGGCGTCGGCGACGACGAGGACGAGGTCTGA